In Geopsychrobacter electrodiphilus DSM 16401, a single window of DNA contains:
- a CDS encoding complex I subunit 4 family protein — MDLAALTELPILTLILWLPLLGTLLCLLMRHSPVTCRWLALFITCSVLLLTVWLFIDLPISSGWLLQEDHAWIPQFGIRYSLALDGISLLLICLTALLQVAAVLISWKQKEHPALFYALVLVLETGIIGVFLATDLILFYVFWELMLIPMLFLIGIWGHENRVYAALKFFFFTLAGSLCLLVAIISLYLIHGGQTGVYSFAADALRQTQLSSGTEMLLYLGFLLAFVVKVPLFPFHTWLPDAHTEAPAAGSVDLAGLLLKTGIYGLIRFAFPFFPHAARQSLPLLAGLALIGIFYAAWIAYAQSDIKRVIAYSSVAHMGFVILGLAAWNQLAWDGALLLMVNHGVTTGGLFLLIAMIQDRTGSRDLRVLGGLWKTLPFLGAFFLLFCLASLGLPGLSNFAGEILVLLGTFGRWPLMAALAAAGVIFSAAYMLRVVQGTLWGPLGQLCKVGDKDCLHADLDRREWLLLIPLGLLVIWLGIYPTPVLERMSGPISLLLKSGGLP; from the coding sequence ATGGATTTAGCTGCGCTGACAGAATTACCCATATTAACCCTGATCCTCTGGCTGCCGTTGCTGGGCACCCTGCTATGCCTCCTGATGCGGCATTCGCCCGTAACCTGTCGCTGGTTAGCCCTGTTCATCACCTGCAGTGTGCTGCTCCTCACTGTCTGGCTGTTTATCGACCTGCCGATCAGCTCAGGCTGGCTGCTCCAGGAGGATCATGCCTGGATCCCGCAGTTCGGCATCCGTTACAGCCTGGCGCTGGATGGCATCTCCTTGTTGCTGATCTGCCTGACCGCCCTGTTGCAGGTCGCGGCGGTTTTGATCAGCTGGAAGCAGAAGGAACATCCGGCGCTCTTCTATGCCCTGGTGCTGGTGCTTGAGACCGGCATTATCGGGGTTTTTCTGGCGACTGATCTGATCCTGTTCTACGTCTTTTGGGAGTTGATGCTGATCCCGATGCTCTTCCTGATCGGCATCTGGGGCCATGAGAACCGGGTTTATGCGGCGCTCAAATTCTTCTTTTTCACCCTCGCTGGCAGCCTCTGCCTGCTGGTCGCGATCATCAGTCTCTATCTGATCCACGGCGGTCAGACCGGGGTCTACAGTTTCGCTGCCGATGCCCTGCGTCAAACCCAGCTCTCTTCGGGAACCGAGATGCTGCTCTACCTTGGATTTTTGCTGGCGTTTGTGGTCAAGGTGCCACTCTTCCCATTTCATACCTGGTTGCCTGATGCGCATACCGAAGCCCCGGCGGCCGGTTCGGTGGATCTCGCCGGTCTGCTGCTTAAGACCGGCATCTACGGCCTGATTCGTTTTGCTTTTCCATTTTTTCCCCATGCCGCCCGGCAAAGTCTCCCCCTTCTGGCGGGGCTGGCGCTGATCGGGATCTTTTACGCCGCCTGGATCGCCTACGCGCAGAGCGACATCAAGCGCGTGATCGCCTATTCATCGGTGGCGCATATGGGCTTTGTTATTCTGGGTCTGGCCGCCTGGAACCAGCTTGCCTGGGACGGCGCCCTGCTCCTGATGGTCAATCACGGGGTGACAACGGGGGGACTCTTTCTGTTGATTGCGATGATTCAGGATCGCACCGGTTCGCGTGATCTGCGCGTGTTGGGGGGGCTGTGGAAGACCCTGCCTTTTCTCGGCGCATTCTTTTTGCTCTTCTGTCTGGCGTCACTCGGTCTGCCTGGACTCTCGAACTTCGCCGGGGAAATACTGGTGCTGCTCGGGACCTTTGGGCGTTGGCCGCTTATGGCGGCACTGGCCGCAGCCGGGGTGATCTTCTCGGCCGCGTACATGTTGCGTGTGGTGCAGGGGACCTTGTGGGGACCGCTGGGGCAATTGTGTAAAGTCGGGGACAAGGACTGCTTGCATGCAGATCTCGATCGTCGCGAGTGGCTGCTGCTGATCCCCCTCGGGTTGCTGGTGATCTGGCTCGGGATCTATCCAACCCCGGTGCTGGAGCGGATGAGCGGTCCGATCAGTTTGCTCCTTAAGAGCGGAGGCTTGCCATGA
- a CDS encoding NADH-quinone oxidoreductase subunit N: MNGLELQGLLPQILLALGATAVLMFGAWYPSHRWILVGVGISVAAALCAALITPAVPEVAHLYSTGSYARFFVVVWAILGALTLLLSLRYTEIHDLPGSEYTSLVLFAICGMGLLSSASSLLGLFLGLEAFTLVLYILIAFKREDPRGAEAGLKYLVMGAVATAFMAFGIALIYAASGSFHLPEVFAGLQQQAGGMRALGLVGWAMMLVAIGFKVSLAPFHLWTPDVYQGAPAPVTGLLATGSKGAVFAALIPLFAALGPLKADLNLILWVLAALSMLAGTLAALPQRNLKRMLAYSSVVHMGYLMIGLLVGDAAAQRALVFYIIAYTIATLGAFGVLTSFSRVDDEPQDYADFRGLGYLHPRRSSVLAACLLSLAGIPPLVGFFAKFGIITAALRGGYPGLAVIAIIAALVSLYYYLAPIIVLFMQERDASELRRGCRQEYIVLALCFAGLLLLGVYPAPLLELLGMILP; this comes from the coding sequence ATGAATGGCCTCGAACTACAAGGACTGCTCCCGCAAATCCTGTTGGCACTCGGCGCAACCGCGGTGCTAATGTTCGGAGCCTGGTACCCTTCACACCGCTGGATTTTGGTCGGGGTGGGAATCTCAGTCGCGGCCGCGCTCTGTGCGGCGTTGATCACACCGGCTGTCCCCGAGGTTGCCCATCTGTACAGCACCGGCAGTTATGCCCGGTTCTTCGTTGTGGTCTGGGCGATCCTGGGGGCGCTGACCCTGCTGCTGTCGCTGCGCTACACCGAAATCCATGATCTCCCGGGGAGCGAGTATACTTCGCTGGTCCTCTTTGCGATCTGCGGTATGGGCCTGTTATCCTCGGCATCCTCCTTGCTCGGTCTATTTCTCGGGCTCGAAGCCTTTACCCTGGTGCTCTACATTCTAATCGCCTTCAAGCGCGAAGATCCACGCGGCGCCGAGGCCGGGCTGAAATATCTGGTGATGGGAGCCGTCGCGACCGCGTTTATGGCCTTTGGCATTGCGCTGATCTATGCTGCCAGCGGCAGTTTTCACCTGCCCGAAGTCTTTGCCGGCTTGCAACAACAGGCCGGTGGCATGCGCGCCCTCGGGCTTGTTGGCTGGGCGATGATGTTGGTCGCCATCGGCTTCAAGGTCTCGCTGGCCCCTTTTCACCTCTGGACGCCCGATGTCTACCAGGGGGCTCCAGCTCCTGTCACCGGCCTGCTCGCGACCGGCTCCAAGGGCGCGGTCTTCGCTGCGTTGATCCCGCTATTTGCCGCTTTGGGGCCGCTTAAGGCTGATTTGAATCTGATCCTCTGGGTGCTGGCGGCGCTGTCGATGCTGGCCGGGACCCTGGCCGCTTTACCGCAGCGCAATTTGAAGCGGATGCTCGCCTATTCTTCGGTCGTGCATATGGGGTATCTGATGATTGGACTGCTGGTCGGGGATGCCGCGGCCCAGCGCGCGCTGGTTTTTTATATCATCGCCTATACCATCGCGACCCTCGGTGCCTTCGGGGTGCTGACCTCCTTCTCGCGTGTCGATGATGAACCGCAGGATTATGCGGACTTCCGCGGGCTGGGGTATCTCCATCCCAGGCGCAGCAGCGTGCTCGCCGCCTGTCTGCTGTCCCTGGCCGGTATCCCGCCGCTGGTCGGTTTTTTTGCCAAGTTCGGTATCATCACCGCGGCCTTACGCGGCGGCTACCCCGGCCTCGCTGTCATCGCCATCATTGCTGCCCTCGTCTCGCTCTATTACTATCTGGCCCCGATTATCGTGCTCTTCATGCAGGAACGCGATGCCTCTGAGCTTCGTCGTGGTTGTCGCCAGGAGTATATCGTTCTGGCGCTCTGTTTTGCCGGTCTTTTGCTGCTCGGGGTTTACCCCGCACCCTTGCTTGAGCTGCTGGGCATGATTTTGCCATGA
- a CDS encoding sensor histidine kinase, with the protein MTNDIILEALNALLIAGIILYQLKCLRKSGLKGTPGTRLILAGFGLMLLGACLDITDEFPQLNHFVVIGDTPVEAFFEKFFGYMLGSLLLLVGFSRMLPVFEQLGEKQRLIETIIETIPAPTFCKDEKGRYLHCNNAFEEFIGVSRERIIGQTVYAVAAPDLAEIYHQADQGLIAELGKQTYETQVESSDGGRREVLFHKAVFHKEDGSAGGLVGVMLDISDRKKVEEGLRHIDQMKSEFISTAAHELRTPLTSIRGYTELLLSADGTRQFSLAQKTDFLQEIFQASELLGKLVDELLDVGRIERGLPLPLEIKPQRPEALFQKIVDGFRLKHEQQHPLLLVSQLPADCEVAFDQYRMRQLVDNLLSNAVKYSPEGGTIKLVISLVDHCFQLEIIDQGIGMKPDQLAQIFDKFYRAGEERSRISGMGIGMSIVKNIVESHRGTIEVESRLGEGTCIRVKIPLQIAREKNASGLSSEQAVLTATPPIGAD; encoded by the coding sequence ATGACCAATGACATAATCCTTGAAGCGCTCAATGCACTGCTGATTGCCGGAATTATCCTCTATCAGCTTAAATGTTTACGTAAATCCGGCCTCAAAGGGACCCCGGGAACCCGGCTGATTCTGGCCGGGTTCGGGCTGATGCTTTTAGGTGCCTGTCTTGATATTACCGATGAATTCCCGCAGCTCAATCATTTTGTCGTGATCGGTGATACCCCTGTTGAGGCATTTTTCGAAAAGTTTTTCGGTTATATGCTCGGTTCCCTGCTGCTGCTGGTTGGATTTTCGCGGATGCTGCCGGTTTTTGAACAGTTGGGCGAAAAACAGCGGCTGATCGAAACTATAATTGAGACGATCCCCGCTCCTACTTTTTGCAAGGATGAGAAGGGTCGCTATCTCCATTGCAACAACGCTTTTGAGGAGTTCATCGGGGTTTCACGTGAACGGATCATCGGTCAGACGGTTTACGCGGTGGCGGCCCCTGATCTGGCTGAAATCTATCATCAGGCGGATCAGGGGCTGATTGCTGAGCTCGGGAAGCAAACCTATGAAACCCAGGTCGAGAGTTCGGATGGCGGCCGCAGGGAGGTGTTGTTTCATAAGGCGGTGTTTCACAAAGAGGATGGTTCCGCCGGCGGTCTTGTCGGGGTGATGCTCGATATCTCCGATCGTAAAAAGGTCGAAGAGGGTTTACGTCATATTGATCAGATGAAGAGCGAGTTTATCAGTACCGCGGCGCATGAACTGAGGACGCCACTCACCTCAATCAGGGGCTATACCGAACTGCTGCTGTCTGCGGATGGGACCAGGCAGTTCAGCCTTGCTCAGAAGACCGACTTTTTGCAGGAAATTTTTCAGGCGAGTGAATTACTGGGCAAACTGGTGGATGAACTGTTGGATGTGGGGCGGATTGAGCGAGGTCTGCCCCTGCCTTTAGAGATCAAGCCTCAGCGGCCCGAGGCCTTATTCCAAAAAATTGTAGATGGGTTCCGTTTGAAGCATGAGCAACAGCACCCGCTGCTGCTGGTTTCACAACTGCCAGCTGATTGTGAGGTAGCTTTTGATCAATACCGTATGCGGCAGCTTGTTGATAATCTGCTGAGTAACGCGGTGAAATATTCGCCCGAAGGGGGGACGATCAAGCTCGTTATCAGTCTGGTCGATCACTGCTTTCAGCTTGAAATTATCGATCAGGGCATCGGCATGAAGCCTGACCAGTTGGCACAAATTTTTGATAAATTTTACCGTGCCGGCGAGGAGCGCAGCAGGATAAGCGGTATGGGGATTGGAATGAGTATAGTCAAGAATATTGTCGAGAGTCATCGAGGGACGATCGAAGTTGAGAGCCGGTTGGGTGAGGGAACCTGCATTCGTGTCAAGATTCCGTTACAGATCGCCCGGGAGAAAAATGCTTCGGGGCTTTCTTCTGAGCAAGCGGTCTTAACCGCAACCCCGCCTATAGGCGCGGACTGA
- a CDS encoding glutathione S-transferase family protein, whose amino-acid sequence MITLYGMPHTRSFRVLWALEEIGAEYEYQLVNLGKGDAKTPEFLALNPSGKLPVLKVDDLVLTESAAICSYLADAHPDKQLIPSVGTADRALYNQWCFFVLSELEQPLWTMGKHKFALPKEYRVREVQKTAGFEFMRAIRVLEKGILGRNFMVGEYFTMADLLVVHTLNWAQSLKIDHGSKLLDQYLDRVRQRPAWSRALAIDNARKSEMA is encoded by the coding sequence ATGATAACGCTTTACGGTATGCCGCACACCCGGTCGTTCAGGGTCCTCTGGGCTCTGGAAGAGATCGGTGCTGAGTACGAATATCAACTGGTCAATCTGGGCAAAGGCGATGCGAAAACCCCTGAATTTCTGGCACTGAACCCCAGCGGAAAACTTCCGGTGTTGAAGGTCGATGACCTGGTCCTGACCGAATCCGCGGCAATCTGCTCCTACCTCGCTGATGCTCATCCCGACAAACAACTGATTCCCTCTGTAGGAACCGCCGACCGTGCGCTCTATAATCAGTGGTGCTTTTTTGTGCTGTCCGAGCTCGAGCAACCCTTATGGACGATGGGGAAACATAAGTTTGCCCTGCCGAAGGAGTATCGCGTGAGGGAGGTCCAGAAGACCGCCGGATTTGAATTTATGCGCGCGATTCGCGTTCTTGAAAAGGGGATTCTGGGACGTAACTTCATGGTCGGGGAGTATTTTACGATGGCCGACCTGCTGGTGGTTCATACCCTGAATTGGGCGCAGAGCCTTAAAATTGATCATGGCAGCAAATTGCTGGATCAGTACCTTGATCGCGTCAGGCAGAGACCGGCCTGGTCGCGAGCCCTGGCGATCGACAACGCAAGAAAGTCCGAAATGGCATGA
- a CDS encoding CoA-binding protein codes for MTMDEQIELFLSSEAFGVVGASSRRHKYGNKVLRCYQQNGRRVIPVNPVEKEIEGVAVVASVSELPAGVQSLSLITPPQVTEKVVAQAAAKGIKNIWMQPGAESPASIAFCRKQGMNLIADGSCVLVVMGYHEH; via the coding sequence ATGACGATGGACGAGCAGATTGAGCTGTTTTTAAGTAGTGAAGCGTTCGGCGTGGTCGGGGCGTCGAGTCGTCGGCATAAATACGGCAATAAGGTCTTGCGCTGCTACCAGCAGAACGGCCGGCGGGTCATTCCCGTCAATCCGGTTGAAAAAGAGATCGAAGGGGTCGCCGTTGTTGCCTCAGTCTCCGAGCTCCCCGCCGGGGTTCAGAGTCTGTCCTTGATTACTCCGCCCCAGGTGACTGAAAAGGTGGTTGCGCAGGCGGCTGCGAAAGGGATTAAAAATATCTGGATGCAGCCGGGCGCAGAAAGTCCTGCTTCCATCGCGTTTTGCCGGAAGCAGGGAATGAACCTGATTGCGGACGGGAGTTGCGTTTTGGTCGTGATGGGCTATCACGAGCATTGA
- a CDS encoding AAA family ATPase, translating into MSKKIFIAATGQDCGKTTTSLSLIHLARKKYKRVGFIKPFGPKLISYKGRKIDMDAALISHIYRLDDDLEFMSPVVVESRTTRQFLDGEITHDQLVIPLDIAIAELERKCDFLIIEGAGHAGVGAVVGLSNALVAARYQAPVLLVTGGGVGHVIDSVHLNLALFREAGAEVRVLVPNKLIPAKRPATLSYIEKAFANYPFKVVGGFNYSPVLANPTLRHIANLLGLQLHATAEQSWSIAHHLQMGAAATQRVVDLLQPSTLLVVTSSRDELLVMLASLYHLPEFKSKIAGLVIPGLSPVADIVQRILNDAGIPYMRTTATTADVFSRIREDVSKIGPDDHEKIALIQQLAETELCFETIDALI; encoded by the coding sequence ATGTCCAAAAAAATCTTCATCGCTGCGACCGGACAGGATTGTGGCAAAACCACCACCAGCCTCTCGTTGATTCATCTTGCCCGGAAAAAATATAAACGTGTCGGATTTATCAAGCCGTTCGGTCCTAAGCTGATCAGCTATAAAGGGCGTAAAATCGACATGGATGCCGCATTGATTTCGCATATCTACAGGTTGGATGACGATCTTGAATTCATGTCGCCGGTTGTGGTTGAAAGTCGGACAACGCGGCAGTTTCTAGACGGTGAAATAACTCATGATCAGCTGGTAATCCCCCTGGATATTGCCATTGCCGAGCTCGAGAGAAAGTGTGATTTTCTTATTATTGAAGGTGCCGGGCACGCCGGAGTCGGGGCGGTGGTGGGCCTGAGTAACGCTCTGGTTGCTGCGCGCTATCAGGCTCCGGTGCTTCTGGTAACTGGTGGCGGGGTAGGTCACGTTATTGATTCGGTTCACCTGAATCTGGCCCTGTTTCGGGAAGCCGGTGCCGAAGTCAGGGTGCTGGTTCCGAACAAATTGATCCCGGCCAAGCGCCCGGCGACCCTGAGTTATATCGAAAAGGCTTTTGCCAATTATCCTTTCAAGGTGGTTGGAGGGTTTAACTACTCACCGGTTCTGGCCAATCCGACCCTGCGTCACATCGCCAACCTGCTTGGCCTGCAGCTACACGCGACAGCTGAGCAGTCCTGGAGTATTGCTCACCACCTGCAGATGGGGGCTGCAGCCACCCAGCGAGTGGTCGATCTGTTGCAACCGTCAACTTTGCTGGTCGTCACCAGCAGTCGTGATGAATTGTTGGTCATGCTCGCCTCGCTCTACCATCTGCCGGAATTCAAGTCGAAAATCGCGGGTCTGGTTATTCCTGGACTATCACCGGTGGCCGACATCGTTCAACGTATTCTCAATGATGCCGGTATCCCCTATATGCGAACAACTGCTACGACTGCGGATGTCTTTTCCCGGATCCGCGAGGATGTCTCCAAGATTGGTCCGGACGACCACGAGAAGATCGCCCTGATTCAGCAACTTGCGGAGACAGAACTCTGCTTTGAGACGATCGACGCGCTGATTTAG
- a CDS encoding tetratricopeptide repeat protein has protein sequence MGLFGTIFGAKPSLEKIQRALAQKNYAEALHQAEDLLAKTGETPELLAGMTAAADGLARLNLDEGLRSQEAGERILATEHLKLALSQARSLSLVAEIERALSAEPQVNAAPVRAPVPPPTSSPSGCDGCAPEVQSVEVATEDLLDLQSQIELLVASYPPEMQQRYLGASSTFLQAFLSIHNGDEQQALAFLGEVPVAERDDLYLFESGCLRARLGETAQGVELLRQALVLAPGSLLVIDALFQLLTEQGDLPAAQTLLQEQLELGADSAFCQAKICEIHAANGDQGAALIAAQSALAEGYAEQGFLVLAANLYEGAGEVELAEKLLSCLPGGGCSGGMNLALAELLLRQKRELGKVLDAFNDACRQEPQNPRWQLRVAQTYLARKWRKQGVELLHRVVGDPRLDDHLRLEAEQLLAEL, from the coding sequence ATGGGGTTGTTCGGAACAATCTTTGGCGCCAAACCCAGCCTTGAAAAAATTCAACGCGCCCTCGCTCAGAAAAATTATGCCGAAGCCTTGCACCAGGCGGAAGATCTGCTGGCGAAAACGGGAGAGACGCCCGAATTGCTTGCCGGGATGACCGCCGCCGCTGATGGTCTCGCGCGCCTGAATCTCGATGAAGGACTGCGGTCACAGGAGGCCGGAGAGCGAATTTTAGCCACTGAGCACTTGAAATTAGCCTTGTCGCAGGCGCGTTCCCTGTCTCTTGTCGCAGAGATTGAGCGAGCCCTTAGCGCCGAACCTCAGGTAAATGCTGCGCCGGTGCGGGCCCCAGTGCCCCCCCCAACAAGTTCCCCGTCTGGATGTGACGGATGTGCCCCCGAAGTACAGTCTGTTGAGGTCGCTACGGAAGACTTGCTTGATCTGCAGTCCCAGATTGAACTGCTCGTAGCATCTTATCCTCCGGAGATGCAGCAGCGCTATCTGGGGGCCTCAAGTACTTTTTTACAGGCCTTTTTATCCATTCATAACGGAGACGAACAGCAGGCCCTCGCCTTTCTCGGCGAAGTTCCCGTCGCCGAGCGGGATGACCTTTATCTGTTTGAGTCGGGTTGTCTCAGGGCCCGCCTCGGTGAGACGGCGCAAGGGGTTGAACTGCTTCGTCAGGCGCTTGTCCTTGCCCCGGGGAGCCTGCTGGTGATCGATGCCCTGTTCCAGTTGTTGACGGAGCAGGGGGATCTGCCAGCGGCTCAGACCCTCTTGCAGGAACAACTTGAACTCGGGGCTGATTCCGCCTTCTGTCAGGCAAAAATTTGTGAAATCCACGCGGCTAATGGCGATCAGGGCGCGGCCCTGATCGCGGCGCAATCGGCCTTGGCTGAGGGCTATGCAGAGCAGGGGTTCCTGGTGCTGGCGGCGAATCTCTACGAAGGGGCCGGAGAGGTCGAGCTCGCAGAGAAATTACTTTCGTGTCTGCCCGGGGGAGGGTGTAGCGGCGGGATGAACTTAGCTCTTGCCGAATTATTGCTGCGTCAGAAGCGGGAGTTGGGAAAAGTCCTCGACGCCTTTAACGATGCTTGTCGACAGGAGCCGCAGAATCCTCGTTGGCAGTTGCGCGTGGCCCAGACCTACCTGGCCCGAAAATGGCGCAAGCAGGGAGTCGAGTTACTTCATCGCGTGGTGGGTGATCCTCGGCTGGATGATCATCTGCGCCTTGAAGCTGAACAGCTTCTGGCTGAGCTTTAA
- a CDS encoding ATP-binding protein has protein sequence MTLINLDKKFYAGGERVHQDAELPSSEVMSQTGEMHPSDWDWKYGQILENIDVGVLVLDLEERRVDFHNSGFSAVFQDPRICDDFERLKGLLLVDLKMPASGPASILLPYRDRTLGCSVYELGPRYRCIFVRDISEKMRLESIAQAVNTMDNIGFIFSGIRHEIGNPLNSLKMALSVLRNNLDTFDRQMVVEYIDRGLADIGRVEFLLKSMKSFAMFERVELKDVDLGDFLKRFVALIGREFNERGISLVFDNPEGLVKVRIDSRALHQALLNLLANAADALDGVTEPEIHVFAEERDQLVRLVVADNGRGISEAQRRHLFKPFNTSKPHGNGLGLVITRKLLAQMNADITVESSPGNGTLAIVSLPISHSQA, from the coding sequence TTGACATTGATAAATTTGGATAAAAAGTTTTATGCCGGGGGGGAGCGCGTGCATCAGGATGCGGAGTTACCCTCTTCGGAAGTGATGAGTCAGACTGGAGAAATGCACCCGTCCGATTGGGATTGGAAGTACGGGCAGATCCTGGAAAATATTGATGTCGGAGTCCTGGTCCTCGATCTCGAAGAGCGCCGTGTCGATTTTCATAACTCGGGTTTCAGTGCGGTTTTTCAGGATCCGCGAATCTGTGATGATTTTGAGCGTCTTAAAGGTCTCCTGCTGGTCGACTTGAAAATGCCGGCCTCAGGACCAGCTTCAATTCTGTTGCCGTACCGGGATCGAACGCTGGGGTGTTCTGTCTATGAACTCGGGCCTCGTTACCGATGTATCTTTGTCCGTGATATCAGCGAAAAGATGCGTCTTGAATCGATCGCTCAGGCGGTCAATACCATGGACAATATCGGGTTTATTTTTTCAGGGATTCGTCATGAAATTGGTAATCCGCTTAATTCACTCAAGATGGCGTTGAGTGTGTTGCGTAACAATCTCGATACCTTCGACCGCCAGATGGTGGTTGAATATATCGATCGCGGCCTGGCAGACATCGGGCGCGTTGAGTTTCTGTTGAAGTCGATGAAAAGCTTCGCCATGTTTGAGCGGGTCGAATTGAAGGATGTCGATCTGGGAGATTTTTTGAAGCGTTTCGTCGCGCTGATCGGTCGCGAGTTCAATGAGCGCGGGATCTCTCTGGTGTTTGACAATCCCGAGGGCCTGGTCAAGGTCCGTATCGATAGCCGCGCGCTTCATCAGGCGTTACTCAATCTGCTGGCGAATGCAGCAGATGCTCTTGACGGCGTTACTGAGCCAGAAATTCATGTGTTTGCTGAGGAGAGGGATCAGTTGGTCCGGCTGGTGGTCGCCGATAACGGGAGGGGGATTTCAGAGGCACAGCGCCGCCACCTTTTTAAACCCTTCAATACCAGCAAACCGCATGGCAACGGTTTGGGACTGGTTATTACGCGCAAGCTGCTCGCCCAGATGAACGCAGATATCACAGTTGAAAGCAGTCCGGGAAATGGCACCCTTGCTATTGTCAGTTTGCCGATAAGCCACAGTCAGGCATAA
- a CDS encoding response regulator: protein MTEEAGTETVLIVDDEKSFLLSLKDGLRVHESKFRVLTAESGKEAISLLRALPVDLLITDLKMPEVDGFELLAWTTREKPDLPVIVMTAFGTSEIESQLAEIDSLQYLEKPLALGDLESAIFTALKAKARSYIRGISLATFLQLMHLEKKSCTLKISHMGKVGYLYFRAGILLDAETGELKGTAAAYEIMVWNDAEIEMDSHCRRQDQVITISLEHLLIDAFRRKDEMALPPEILPTKSMPEETSETFSGRGEDAESSPEAVARLKLVEVLTHHAGVKEFALFDPTGFLENRNEGECQLEEFDPALFLMGVERLDETLHFGSFSHMIMNTGSRCHCLLFKIQQHRVVARLVKGQRPAEVMKQVKQALNA, encoded by the coding sequence ATGACGGAAGAGGCCGGCACGGAGACCGTGCTGATAGTTGATGATGAGAAGTCCTTCCTCCTTTCGCTCAAGGACGGACTCAGGGTTCACGAGTCCAAGTTCCGGGTACTGACCGCTGAAAGTGGTAAAGAGGCCATCTCCTTGTTGCGCGCACTACCGGTTGATCTGCTGATCACCGATCTCAAAATGCCTGAAGTTGATGGGTTTGAACTGTTGGCCTGGACGACGCGCGAGAAGCCGGATTTGCCGGTGATTGTGATGACCGCCTTTGGCACTTCCGAGATCGAATCACAATTGGCAGAGATCGATTCTCTCCAATATCTGGAAAAACCCCTGGCGTTAGGTGACCTTGAGAGTGCAATTTTTACGGCCCTGAAGGCCAAGGCGCGCAGCTATATCCGGGGGATCAGCCTGGCGACATTCCTCCAGTTGATGCATTTGGAAAAGAAGAGCTGCACCCTGAAAATTTCGCATATGGGAAAAGTTGGATATCTCTATTTCAGGGCAGGGATCCTGCTTGATGCGGAAACCGGAGAGCTGAAAGGTACTGCCGCCGCTTATGAGATTATGGTGTGGAATGATGCCGAGATTGAAATGGATTCACACTGTCGACGTCAGGATCAGGTTATTACGATCAGCCTTGAACATTTGTTGATCGATGCCTTTCGGCGTAAGGATGAAATGGCCCTGCCGCCTGAAATTCTCCCTACAAAGTCAATGCCTGAAGAGACTTCAGAAACATTTTCAGGGCGGGGTGAAGATGCTGAATCCTCCCCTGAAGCAGTGGCCAGGCTGAAGCTGGTGGAGGTGTTGACCCACCATGCAGGGGTCAAGGAATTCGCGCTCTTTGATCCGACCGGGTTTCTCGAAAATCGGAACGAGGGGGAGTGTCAGTTGGAAGAATTCGATCCTGCCCTTTTCCTGATGGGGGTTGAACGTCTGGACGAAACCCTGCATTTCGGCTCCTTCAGCCATATGATCATGAACACTGGCAGTCGCTGTCATTGTCTGTTGTTCAAGATTCAGCAACATCGGGTCGTTGCGCGGCTAGTCAAGGGGCAACGACCTGCTGAAGTCATGAAGCAGGTCAAACAGGCTCTCAACGCCTGA
- a CDS encoding roadblock/LC7 domain-containing protein — MATAKDFVMRISSISGVSGCVLVREDGEVLGSSLEDPDLYASLMIPGRNLARDIMGNVGFSHCRYLGFNREGKEHFYLFLIDKFLLGLVQAPDCHVPDMLQAVTRLVGRVTTGGSSVKA, encoded by the coding sequence ATGGCAACAGCTAAAGACTTTGTGATGCGGATCAGTTCGATTTCAGGGGTCTCGGGATGTGTGTTGGTTCGCGAAGATGGCGAGGTTCTTGGCAGTAGTCTCGAGGATCCAGATCTCTATGCCTCTCTGATGATACCTGGGCGGAATCTGGCGCGCGATATTATGGGTAACGTGGGATTCAGTCATTGTCGTTATCTTGGTTTTAATCGGGAAGGGAAAGAGCATTTTTACCTGTTTCTGATTGATAAGTTTTTACTGGGGCTGGTTCAGGCTCCGGATTGTCATGTTCCCGACATGTTGCAGGCCGTGACGCGTCTCGTTGGTCGGGTCACCACAGGTGGGTCATCTGTAAAAGCCTAA